From Coccinella septempunctata chromosome 4, icCocSept1.1, whole genome shotgun sequence, a single genomic window includes:
- the LOC123311574 gene encoding interleukin-1 receptor accessory protein-like 1, producing MTMFIAVISLFCVTALQVVLGIETYCLNNNYVTNGTHMQFTKEPSVEEFAILGTFKGLHCCAKNYRSIEWYKNGKPYPWPLTSSQLILYPEDANQTVYTKSVSEKDAGNYTCILRNDTVVHSHTIILKVLAKVPDEPQVTYVSRDAEVAIGANLRLFCEAFGGRIDLPDAHNEAIWFKMDSNRTLSNGTRIRQEKTSREDDQTFGTYLIINDIQPEDFGIYVCTIKKPGITKNLTVSLRQKVMVEYINPNPFPIEKMLLLMIAATLLLLAFFVLNLRFGLELRLKYKNTFGPLEEEDGKINDALILYSGKDEDMALNILLPKLEVDYNYKAGCKRLPSSVDAWITELHASSKKSRRIIFILSPSALNGNWDTATIYKAIKVLDSLGPSLICLVLEKLPTMKHELKNSQGETLKSTLYSVDVIDWNNPPSEKCWKNLCLRMPARRHFGLSEQNAQRPNKRTVNRQESLDNLV from the exons ATGACGATGTTTATCGCAGTGATTTCTCTTTTTTGTGTAACAGCGTTACAGGTTGTTCTCGGAATCGAGACTTATTGTTTGAACAATAATTACGTTACCAATGGGACACATATGCAATTCACTAAAGAACCCAGCGTGGAGGAATTCGCTATATTGGGTACTTTTAAGGGATTGCACTGTTGTGCGAAGAATTACCGCAGCATTGAATG GTATAAAAATGGAAAACCCTATCCATGGCCATTGACGAGCTCCCAGCTGATACTGTATCCTGAGGATGCCAATCAAACAGTGTACACCAAATCGGTTTCCGAAAAAGATGCTGGAAACTACACGTGCATTTTGAGAAATGACACTGTAGTCCATTCGCATACAATAATTCTGAAAGTACTAG CGAAAGTTCCGGATGAGCCCCAGGTGACTTACGTATCCAGAGACGCTGAGGTTGCTATCGGAGCAAATCTACGATTATTCTGTGAAGCATTCGGAG GCCGGATTGACCTACCGGACGCTCACAATGAAGCCATTTGGTTCAAAATGGATTCCAATCGGACCTTATCGAACGGAACGAGGATTCGACAGGAGAAAACATCGAG ggagGATGATCAAACATTCGGGACATATTTGATTATCAATGATATCCAACCAGAAGATTTTGGAATATACGTTTGTACAATCAAAAAACCAGGAATAACAAAAAATTTGACTGTTAGTTTAAGACAAAAAG TTATGGTCGAATACATCAATCCTAATCCGTTTCCCATCGAAAAAATGCTGCTATTGATGATTGCAGCTACGCTCTTGCTGTTGGCATTTTTTGTTCTCAATCTACGCTTCGGCTTGGAGCTGAGGTtgaagtataaaaatacctttggaCCACTGGAAGAAGAGGACGGAAAGATAAACGACGCGTTGATTTTGTACTCTGGTAAAGATGAGGACATGGCTCTGAACATTTTGTTGCCAAAGCTTGAAGTTGATTACAATTACAAAGCTGGTTGCAAGAGGTTACCGTCCAGTGTTGATGCTT GGATCACTGAGCTACACGCGTCTTCCAAAAAAAGTCGAAGAATTATATTCATCCTATCACCAAGTGCTCTTAACGGAAACTGGGATACGGCCACTATTTACAAGGCAATCAAAGTGTTGGACTCCCTTGGACCATCTTTGATCTGCCTAGTCCTGGAAAAACTTCCCACCATGAAGCACGAGCTGAAAAACAGCCAAGGGGAAACGCTTAAGTCGACTCTGTATTCGGTTGATGTCATAGACTGGAATAACCCTCCTAGTGAGAAATGTTGGAAGAATTTATGCCTGAGAATGCCCGCCAGAAGACATTTCGGCCTTTCCGAGCAGAATGCCCAACGTCCCAATAAGAGAACTGTAAATCGACAAGAAAGTCTGGATAATTTAGTGTAA